One segment of Halomonas sp. TD01 DNA contains the following:
- a CDS encoding alkene reductase: MAYETLFSPLQLGSLSIPNRVIMAPLTRSRTPDSVPGTLQEAYYGQRAGAGLIISEATNISPTAKGYVYTPGIWTDEQESGWKGVVGAVHAKGGRIALQLWHVGRVSHEMVQPDGQQPVAPSALKGEGAQCFVEFEDGTAGQHPTSTPRALETDEIPGIVNDYRQAAVRAKRAGFDMVEVHAANAYLLNQFLATGTNQRTDQYGGSLENRARFPLEVVDAVVEVFGAERVGIRLTPFIELFGLTDDEPEAMAFYLADQLSKRGLAYLHLNEPNWIGGDITFPDGFREQMRERFNGSLIYCGNYDAERAETRINQNTADAVAFGRPYIANPDLPERFRVNAPLTEPNHETFYGGDEKGYTDYPFMDNGYDRIG, encoded by the coding sequence ATGGCGTATGAAACGCTTTTCAGCCCTCTGCAGCTGGGTAGTTTATCGATCCCGAACCGAGTCATCATGGCGCCCCTGACACGTTCGCGCACTCCAGACAGCGTGCCGGGCACCCTGCAGGAAGCCTATTACGGCCAGCGGGCAGGCGCAGGTCTGATTATTAGTGAAGCAACCAATATCTCCCCCACTGCCAAGGGTTATGTGTATACGCCAGGCATTTGGACGGATGAGCAAGAATCGGGTTGGAAAGGCGTTGTCGGTGCAGTGCATGCCAAAGGCGGCCGTATCGCGCTGCAGCTATGGCACGTTGGGCGCGTGTCACATGAAATGGTGCAGCCAGATGGTCAACAGCCTGTTGCACCTAGCGCGTTAAAAGGGGAAGGCGCTCAGTGCTTCGTTGAGTTTGAAGATGGCACGGCTGGCCAGCACCCTACCAGCACGCCCCGCGCACTGGAAACCGATGAGATCCCCGGCATCGTCAATGACTACCGCCAAGCGGCGGTTCGCGCCAAACGCGCAGGCTTCGATATGGTGGAAGTTCACGCGGCCAACGCTTACCTGCTAAACCAGTTCCTGGCGACCGGCACCAACCAGCGCACTGATCAGTATGGCGGCTCGTTGGAAAACCGCGCCCGCTTCCCGTTGGAGGTGGTCGACGCGGTGGTTGAGGTATTCGGTGCAGAGCGTGTGGGCATTCGCTTGACGCCCTTTATCGAACTGTTTGGCCTAACGGATGATGAGCCTGAAGCCATGGCCTTCTATCTGGCAGATCAGCTGTCCAAACGCGGCTTGGCCTACCTGCATTTAAACGAGCCTAACTGGATCGGTGGCGACATCACCTTCCCTGACGGCTTTCGTGAGCAAATGCGTGAGCGCTTTAACGGCAGCTTGATTTACTGCGGCAACTACGACGCAGAACGCGCGGAAACGCGCATTAACCAAAATACCGCGGATGCCGTGGCCTTTGGCCGCCCTTATATCGCCAACCCCGATTTGCCGGAACGCTTCCGAGTGAATGCGCCACTCACCGAGCCGAACCATGAAACGTTCTACGGCGGTGATGAAAAGGGCTACACCGACTACCCGTTTATGGATAACGGTTACGATCGTATTGGCTAA
- a CDS encoding M24 family metallopeptidase — translation MDYQHYRTALAETLAQSELPFAPAEYQMRLDKVRHAMTQRGLDALLLTDPADINYLTGYHTFEVSVHACLVCTPTQLVLQVASIETGAAVVTARVDEIIGYRWENLDEIITPLADLLTACEQIGIDGWSSGLRVGVMDALTTSVGKKRFCEAGGLLDTIRIIKSSAELEMLSESARITAAGLEAAMAAIRPGMTDNDIAAIGAKALLENGSEFMSLQPIVTSGHRIGVIHVNHKRRVIQPNEPIFLEFGAAYQRYTAPMMRTAVTGKPSAELTATRDLCRSLFESLCSYMKPGNTFDDAAKAADTLLSPTRDKLFFSGVFGYAVGAQFPPSWVEGTGYIAQGLHRPFEENMVFHLPLCLRVPGQWGVGLSDTVVVTQHGAEPLTNNDWQLYQATDK, via the coding sequence ATGGATTATCAACACTACCGCACCGCCCTTGCCGAGACGCTCGCCCAAAGTGAGCTGCCCTTTGCACCTGCCGAATACCAAATGCGCCTAGACAAAGTGCGCCATGCAATGACACAGCGCGGGCTGGATGCATTGCTGCTCACGGACCCTGCCGATATTAACTACCTGACCGGCTATCACACCTTTGAGGTATCGGTACACGCCTGCTTAGTGTGCACACCTACACAGTTGGTGTTACAGGTGGCATCCATTGAAACGGGGGCGGCAGTAGTCACTGCCCGGGTGGATGAGATCATCGGTTACCGGTGGGAAAACCTGGATGAAATCATCACGCCGCTAGCGGACTTACTCACCGCTTGCGAGCAAATTGGCATCGATGGTTGGAGCAGCGGTTTGCGAGTGGGCGTGATGGACGCGCTGACCACTTCAGTGGGCAAAAAACGCTTCTGCGAAGCAGGTGGCCTACTAGATACGATTCGTATTATTAAAAGTAGCGCCGAACTTGAAATGCTCAGCGAAAGTGCACGAATCACTGCTGCCGGTTTAGAGGCTGCGATGGCCGCTATTCGCCCAGGCATGACTGATAACGATATTGCCGCCATAGGTGCTAAAGCACTGCTAGAAAACGGCAGTGAGTTTATGAGTTTGCAGCCTATCGTGACCAGCGGGCACCGCATCGGGGTGATTCACGTTAACCATAAGCGCCGCGTCATACAGCCCAATGAACCGATATTTTTAGAATTCGGTGCCGCTTACCAGCGCTATACCGCCCCGATGATGCGCACTGCCGTGACTGGAAAACCTAGTGCTGAATTAACCGCCACCCGCGACCTGTGCCGTTCGCTGTTCGAGTCGCTATGCAGTTATATGAAACCGGGCAACACTTTTGATGATGCTGCTAAGGCGGCGGATACACTGCTGTCACCCACCCGCGATAAACTCTTCTTCTCGGGAGTGTTTGGCTACGCCGTGGGAGCGCAGTTCCCCCCTAGCTGGGTTGAAGGCACCGGCTATATTGCCCAAGGCCTGCATCGTCCCTTCGAAGAAAACATGGTCTTTCACCTTCCGCTTTGCCTGCGCGTTCCTGGCCAGTGGGGCGTAGGTCTAAGCGATACCGTAGTGGTTACCCAACACGGCGCCGAGCCACTCACCAACAACGATTGGCAGCTCTATCAGGCTACGGATAAGTAG
- a CDS encoding NAD(P)/FAD-dependent oxidoreductase produces the protein MQPQASSGHVASYYAASSNSTSERPMLAGDVECDVCVVGAGFTGISAALHLAERGHRVVVLESVAIGFGASGRNGGQIVNSYSRDMDVIEKQNGAETARALGAMAFEGNQIIRQRIEKYQINCDLKEGNLFAACNKKQWEGLKEQKALWERYGHQQLELLEGKEVKREIGSERYVGALVDHSGGHLHPLNLVLGQAAALESLGGKIFEHSPVTRVEHGEPVTLHTPKGRVTAQRVVMAGNAYLQGLLPKLESKAMPCGTQIITTEPLPAELAARLLPNDKAVEDCNYLLDYYRLTADNRLLYGGGVNYGGQASASIEAAIRPKMLSTFPELGDVRVDYAWSGNFLLTLNRLPQFGRINSNVYYAQGYSGHGVTCSHLAGKLVAETISGEETRFEAFAQISHLPMPGGRLLRVPLSAMGAWFYAMRDRLAV, from the coding sequence ATGCAACCTCAAGCTTCTTCTGGTCATGTGGCGTCTTACTACGCGGCATCGTCAAACTCCACGTCAGAAAGGCCCATGCTGGCTGGGGATGTTGAGTGTGATGTCTGCGTCGTTGGGGCTGGGTTTACGGGTATCTCTGCAGCACTACATTTGGCGGAGCGTGGCCACCGTGTGGTGGTGCTGGAAAGCGTGGCGATTGGCTTTGGTGCGTCTGGGCGCAACGGTGGGCAGATCGTTAATAGCTATAGCCGTGATATGGATGTTATCGAGAAACAAAACGGCGCTGAAACCGCCCGGGCGCTGGGTGCGATGGCATTTGAGGGTAACCAGATTATCCGTCAGCGCATTGAAAAGTATCAGATCAACTGCGACCTAAAAGAAGGCAATTTGTTTGCCGCCTGTAACAAGAAACAGTGGGAAGGCCTAAAGGAGCAAAAGGCTTTGTGGGAGCGCTACGGCCATCAGCAGCTGGAGCTTCTGGAAGGCAAAGAGGTCAAGCGAGAGATAGGTAGCGAGCGCTATGTAGGCGCATTGGTGGATCACTCCGGTGGGCATCTGCATCCTCTCAATTTGGTGCTGGGGCAGGCAGCGGCGTTAGAGTCGTTGGGTGGCAAAATTTTTGAGCACTCCCCCGTGACACGCGTGGAGCACGGTGAGCCGGTGACGCTGCATACGCCCAAGGGTCGCGTGACCGCTCAACGGGTCGTCATGGCTGGCAATGCCTATTTGCAAGGTTTGTTACCCAAGCTGGAAAGTAAAGCGATGCCGTGCGGCACCCAGATCATTACTACTGAGCCACTACCTGCAGAGTTAGCCGCGCGATTACTGCCTAACGATAAAGCGGTAGAGGATTGTAATTATCTATTGGATTACTATCGCCTGACCGCTGATAACCGCTTGCTATATGGCGGCGGAGTGAACTACGGCGGGCAGGCATCCGCCAGTATTGAGGCGGCTATTCGGCCGAAAATGCTGTCTACCTTTCCGGAGCTTGGCGATGTCCGCGTTGATTACGCCTGGAGCGGTAATTTTTTGCTGACACTCAACCGCCTGCCGCAGTTCGGCCGCATTAATAGTAACGTTTACTACGCGCAAGGGTACTCTGGCCACGGGGTAACGTGCTCTCATCTGGCCGGTAAGTTAGTGGCAGAAACGATTAGCGGTGAAGAAACACGTTTTGAAGCCTTTGCGCAGATTTCTCACCTGCCAATGCCTGGCGGGCGGTTGTTACGCGTTCCGCTTTCCGCGATGGGAGCGTGGTTCTACGCCATGCGTGACCGGCTGGCTGTTTAG
- a CDS encoding glutamine synthetase family protein: MSSANNTDVQNVASDFLDSHPDITSIDLLISDLNGVIRGKRIPSDNLGKVFEKGIYLPASVFALDINGNTVEETGLGLSSGDGDRVCRAIPGTLNPVTWMNNSQYGQLLMTMEEMDGSPFFADPRQILRRILEQFSDRGLTPVVALELEFYLVDRLRDEENLIQPPQSPCSGERATQSQLYSVLELDEYAEFINDLQSAAQAQGLPLDTVLKECAPGQFEANLIHTDDALSACDHSVLLKRLIKGVALKHGFEATFMAKPYGLEAGSGTHVHVSLVDSNGHNIFAENGDDPLESAALQHAVGGLLELMPDSMALLAPNLNSFRRFQEGLYVPMAPTWGYDNRSVAIRVPAGPKEARRIEHRVAGADVNPYLLLATVLASIHHGLTQQIAPAEPIVGNAYDQIAPQLTNSWTQALHLLNNNRVLGEQLGEDFIEVFIANRQAERAETMREVSAMEYDWYLRHV, translated from the coding sequence ATGTCCTCTGCCAATAACACAGACGTTCAAAACGTAGCCTCGGACTTTCTTGACAGTCACCCTGATATCACCAGCATTGACCTGCTGATCAGCGATCTTAACGGCGTCATCCGTGGTAAACGCATTCCTAGCGACAACCTTGGCAAAGTGTTTGAAAAAGGCATCTATTTGCCCGCTTCGGTATTTGCGTTGGACATCAATGGCAACACTGTTGAAGAGACCGGGCTTGGGCTTTCCAGCGGCGACGGCGACCGGGTGTGTCGCGCCATTCCCGGCACGCTCAATCCGGTCACCTGGATGAATAACAGCCAGTATGGCCAGCTATTGATGACCATGGAGGAGATGGATGGCTCGCCATTTTTTGCCGACCCTCGCCAGATTCTGCGGCGCATTCTTGAGCAGTTCTCCGACCGTGGCTTAACCCCCGTTGTCGCCCTTGAACTAGAGTTTTATCTGGTTGATCGTTTACGCGACGAAGAAAACTTGATTCAGCCACCGCAATCGCCTTGCAGCGGTGAGCGCGCCACTCAAAGCCAGCTGTATTCGGTGCTGGAGCTAGACGAGTACGCTGAGTTTATCAATGACTTGCAGAGTGCCGCCCAGGCGCAAGGCTTGCCGCTGGATACGGTATTGAAAGAGTGCGCACCCGGCCAGTTTGAAGCCAATCTGATTCACACAGATGATGCGTTAAGCGCCTGCGACCACTCGGTACTGCTCAAGCGACTGATCAAGGGGGTTGCATTAAAGCACGGCTTTGAAGCTACCTTTATGGCCAAGCCTTACGGCCTAGAAGCCGGTAGCGGCACCCATGTTCACGTCAGCTTGGTAGATAGCAACGGACATAATATCTTTGCCGAAAACGGCGACGACCCGCTGGAGAGCGCCGCACTGCAACACGCCGTAGGAGGACTGCTGGAACTAATGCCAGACTCCATGGCACTGCTAGCCCCCAACCTCAATTCGTTCCGCCGTTTTCAGGAAGGACTCTATGTGCCCATGGCACCTACCTGGGGATACGACAACCGCTCTGTGGCAATACGCGTCCCCGCCGGGCCGAAAGAAGCGCGGCGCATAGAGCACCGAGTGGCGGGTGCCGATGTTAACCCCTACCTGTTACTGGCCACCGTGCTGGCCTCTATTCACCATGGCCTAACTCAACAGATTGCACCCGCTGAGCCAATCGTCGGCAACGCCTATGATCAAATCGCACCTCAGTTGACTAACAGCTGGACCCAAGCGCTGCACCTATTGAACAACAATCGCGTACTTGGCGAACAACTTGGCGAAGACTTTATTGAAGTGTTCATTGCCAACCGCCAAGCAGAGCGCGCCGAAACTATGCGCGAAGTCAGCGCCATGGAGTATGACTGGTACCTGCGGCACGTATAA
- a CDS encoding gamma-glutamyl-gamma-aminobutyrate hydrolase family protein, whose product MQATHSPRPLVGVIACCREVEGHPAQIVTDKFLQALYHYGITPVILPVLAADMLTPEQRAEQAVALLGSLDGLMLTGSYTNVAPDRYGAERAPENTRDDARRDEAALCWVHEALRQALPLFGICRGFQEMNVAFGGTLHQAVQTLPGMLDHREPPADDMAGHYAPSHTVKIRPDGALAALYSSEHAEVNSLHQQGIDQLAPGLDAEAWAPDGLVEAISVRDAAAFALAVQWHPEWRPKEHPFYDALFQGFATACRQHRTQRAAQLSAC is encoded by the coding sequence ATGCAAGCAACTCATTCTCCTCGCCCACTGGTGGGTGTCATCGCCTGCTGCCGAGAAGTGGAAGGCCACCCCGCTCAGATAGTGACCGATAAATTCCTGCAGGCGCTTTACCACTACGGCATCACGCCGGTGATTCTTCCTGTATTAGCCGCCGATATGTTGACGCCTGAGCAACGTGCCGAGCAGGCCGTCGCTCTGTTGGGCAGCCTGGATGGCTTGATGCTAACCGGCAGTTACACCAACGTCGCTCCTGACCGTTATGGTGCCGAACGCGCACCAGAGAATACCCGCGATGACGCACGGCGAGATGAAGCGGCGCTTTGCTGGGTGCATGAAGCGTTACGTCAGGCGTTGCCCTTATTTGGCATTTGCCGCGGCTTTCAGGAGATGAACGTCGCCTTTGGGGGCACGCTTCACCAGGCAGTACAAACGCTGCCAGGTATGCTTGATCACCGTGAGCCGCCCGCTGACGATATGGCGGGCCATTATGCACCCTCTCATACGGTAAAGATCCGCCCGGATGGTGCCCTGGCGGCGCTCTATAGCAGCGAGCATGCTGAGGTAAATTCACTGCACCAGCAGGGGATTGATCAGCTTGCACCGGGTCTGGATGCAGAAGCTTGGGCGCCTGATGGCTTAGTTGAAGCAATTTCCGTGCGCGACGCTGCTGCGTTCGCACTGGCTGTTCAGTGGCATCCGGAGTGGCGCCCTAAAGAGCATCCTTTTTATGACGCACTGTTTCAGGGGTTTGCAACGGCCTGCCGTCAGCATCGTACCCAACGCGCCGCCCAGCTTTCTGCCTGCTGA
- a CDS encoding aspartate aminotransferase family protein, with protein MQTQDYQALDRQHHLHPFTDFKSLGEEGSRIITHADGVYIYDSQGNRILDGMAGLWCVNLGYGRQELVDAATEQMQQLPYYNNFFKTTHPPAVKLAAKLSELAPEHVNHVFFTGSGSEANDTVLRMVRRYWAIKGKPEKQWIISRENGYHGSTVAGMSLGGMAPMHDQGGPCVPGITHIGQPYWFGEGRDMSQEAFGKQCAQALEEKILALGEDKVAAFIAEPVQGAGGAIIPPDSYWPAVKEVLAKYDILLIADEVICGFGRLGEWFGSNHYGLKPDLMPIAKGLSSGYLPIGAVLVGDRVADTLIEDGGEFFHGFTYSGHPVCAAVALKNLELLESEQVVEKVRDELGPYLAKRWQELAEHPLVGEARSLGLIGALELVADKNTGERFDKSLSAGNLCRDLCFESGLVMRSVGDTMVMSPPLIITRDEIDELVSKARLALDKTAEKLAITHPMESA; from the coding sequence ATGCAGACCCAGGATTACCAAGCGTTAGACCGCCAGCATCACCTTCATCCATTCACTGATTTTAAATCGCTCGGCGAAGAGGGTAGCCGCATCATTACCCACGCTGATGGGGTATACATTTACGACAGCCAGGGCAATCGTATTCTTGATGGTATGGCGGGTCTTTGGTGCGTCAATCTCGGTTACGGGCGACAGGAGTTGGTTGATGCCGCCACCGAGCAGATGCAGCAGCTGCCGTATTACAACAACTTCTTTAAAACCACCCACCCGCCGGCAGTGAAGCTGGCCGCCAAGCTGAGTGAGCTGGCGCCCGAGCATGTCAATCATGTGTTCTTCACCGGCTCGGGTTCCGAAGCCAACGATACCGTGCTGCGCATGGTGCGACGCTATTGGGCGATCAAAGGCAAGCCGGAAAAGCAATGGATTATCTCGCGTGAAAATGGTTATCACGGCTCTACTGTTGCGGGCATGAGCCTTGGCGGTATGGCGCCGATGCATGATCAAGGTGGCCCGTGTGTGCCGGGGATTACCCATATTGGCCAGCCTTACTGGTTTGGTGAAGGCCGCGACATGAGCCAGGAAGCCTTTGGCAAGCAGTGTGCCCAAGCGTTAGAAGAGAAAATTCTGGCGTTGGGTGAAGATAAGGTGGCTGCCTTTATTGCTGAACCGGTGCAGGGCGCAGGCGGGGCGATCATTCCGCCGGACAGCTATTGGCCCGCGGTGAAAGAAGTGCTGGCTAAGTACGACATTCTGCTGATTGCCGATGAAGTCATTTGCGGCTTTGGGCGTTTAGGCGAGTGGTTTGGCAGTAATCACTATGGGTTAAAACCTGACCTGATGCCGATTGCCAAGGGCCTGTCGTCGGGCTATCTGCCCATTGGCGCGGTGCTGGTGGGAGATCGCGTGGCCGATACGCTGATCGAAGACGGCGGTGAGTTCTTCCACGGCTTTACTTATTCCGGTCACCCGGTCTGTGCGGCTGTTGCGCTTAAAAACCTCGAATTGCTGGAAAGTGAACAGGTGGTCGAGAAAGTCCGCGATGAACTGGGGCCCTATCTGGCTAAGCGTTGGCAGGAACTTGCTGAGCATCCGCTGGTGGGTGAAGCCCGTTCGTTGGGCTTAATTGGGGCACTAGAACTCGTCGCCGACAAGAACACCGGTGAACGCTTCGATAAGTCTCTTTCCGCTGGCAATTTATGTCGTGATTTGTGCTTTGAAAGTGGCTTGGTGATGCGCTCGGTTGGCGACACCATGGTGATGTCTCCGCCGCTAATTATCACCCGCGATGAAATTGATGAATTGGTCAGCAAGGCACGTTTGGCGCTGGATAAAACCGCTGAAAAGCTGGCGATAACACACCCCATGGAGAGTGCATAA
- a CDS encoding aldehyde dehydrogenase, which yields MAADTPKTLADWQSKAASLSFETRAFINGEFVAAADGSTLTSINPATGDVIAEVASCDTPDAERATQAARATFESGVWSRCHPSKRKRVLLRLAELVETHRNELALLDTLDMGKPISSSLGDLAGTVACLRYQAECIDKLYGEVAPTGDRALGLVLREPMGVIAAIVPWNFPLMMTSWKIAPALAAGNSVILKPSEKSPLSALRLAHLAQEAGIPDGVFQVLPGYGHTVGKALALSMQVDGLAFTGSTGVGKQLMQYAGQSNLKRVFLECGGKSPNIVFADCQHLDAVAQSAAEAIFHNQGEVCIAGSRLLVENSIRKDFVARVVKAAEHMQPGDPLDPDSFMGAMVDEAQYQRVLAYIRQGESEGATLKLGGEASNSKGYFLPPTVFDDVTPEMSIGREEIFGPVLSVFGFDTEEQALALANDSDYGLAAGIWSQDIDRIMRVSRRLQSGQVFVNNWAGVDQTVPFGGVKQSGNGRDKSLHAQEKYCEVKTVWMSLSP from the coding sequence ATGGCGGCAGATACACCGAAAACCCTAGCCGACTGGCAATCAAAAGCCGCATCACTGAGCTTTGAAACGCGCGCTTTCATTAATGGCGAGTTTGTTGCTGCCGCAGATGGCAGCACGCTAACCAGCATTAACCCTGCCACCGGAGATGTGATTGCCGAGGTGGCCAGCTGTGATACGCCAGATGCTGAGCGCGCGACGCAAGCAGCCCGTGCAACCTTTGAAAGTGGTGTTTGGTCGCGCTGTCACCCTAGTAAGCGCAAGCGGGTGCTGCTGCGTCTAGCCGAGTTAGTTGAGACACACCGCAATGAATTGGCGCTGTTAGATACGTTGGATATGGGCAAGCCGATTTCTAGCTCGCTAGGTGATTTGGCAGGCACAGTGGCTTGCCTGCGCTATCAGGCAGAATGTATCGACAAGCTTTACGGTGAAGTGGCACCCACTGGCGATCGTGCGTTGGGACTGGTATTGCGCGAACCAATGGGCGTTATCGCTGCCATTGTGCCGTGGAATTTTCCACTGATGATGACGTCGTGGAAGATTGCCCCGGCACTGGCGGCGGGCAACAGCGTCATTCTCAAACCGTCTGAAAAATCACCTTTGTCAGCGCTGCGCTTGGCACACCTTGCCCAGGAAGCGGGTATTCCCGATGGTGTCTTTCAGGTGCTGCCAGGATACGGCCATACGGTGGGCAAAGCCTTAGCGCTTTCCATGCAGGTCGATGGTTTGGCGTTTACCGGCTCCACCGGCGTGGGTAAACAGCTGATGCAGTACGCGGGACAATCCAACCTGAAACGCGTGTTCCTAGAGTGCGGTGGCAAAAGCCCCAACATCGTTTTCGCCGACTGCCAGCACCTTGATGCTGTCGCCCAAAGCGCGGCGGAAGCTATTTTCCACAACCAAGGCGAAGTCTGTATTGCCGGTTCGCGCCTGCTGGTGGAAAACAGTATTCGCAAGGATTTTGTGGCCCGGGTGGTGAAAGCTGCCGAGCATATGCAGCCTGGAGACCCGCTTGATCCGGATAGTTTCATGGGCGCCATGGTGGATGAAGCTCAGTATCAGCGAGTACTGGCGTATATTCGCCAAGGTGAAAGCGAAGGTGCCACCCTGAAGCTGGGCGGCGAAGCCAGCAATTCCAAAGGGTATTTCCTGCCGCCTACGGTCTTCGATGATGTGACTCCCGAGATGTCCATTGGCCGTGAGGAGATCTTTGGACCGGTGCTGAGTGTGTTTGGCTTCGATACGGAAGAACAGGCGCTTGCACTGGCCAATGACAGTGACTATGGCCTTGCTGCTGGGATATGGAGCCAGGATATCGACCGCATCATGCGGGTCTCGCGGCGGCTGCAATCCGGTCAGGTGTTTGTGAACAACTGGGCCGGTGTTGATCAGACGGTACCTTTTGGTGGCGTCAAGCAATCCGGCAACGGGCGCGATAAATCGCTTCACGCGCAGGAGAAATACTGTGAAGTGAAAACGGTGTGGATGTCGCTTAGCCCCTAA
- the nhaC gene encoding Na+/H+ antiporter NhaC, giving the protein MSTNTNAKEDQETPRPSLKATMIPILFMVASLGVFIGYFETDPHLPLFLSAIVATAVAIATGSRWKQLEAGIMRSIGLTTQAIVILIIIGTIIGYWIAGGIVPTMIYYGLSILAPDYFLVAACLICCLVSLAGGNAWTAAGTIGIALMGVGEGLGLNPAMVAGAVISGVYFGDKISPLSETTNMAPGVVGVDLFEHIRYMLYTTVPALAVALVLYTIIGLNMAPSGDGAAQVAELQQSLNELFIISPWLLLVPAAVIVMMIKKVPAIPALSVGSLMGIVCATLVQGVPLGDSFTIFVEGYAVDTGNVTVDDLLTNGGVSAMMWTVSLIIIAMSFGGILESAGFFRTIVESLLKLAKTTGSLIATTVATSMAANVVGCDQYLSIILPARMYASEYKRRSLKLKNLSRTVEDAGTMTSPLVPWNTCGAFMFATLGVSAFSYAPYAFLALLSPMFALLYGFTGFRIAYEDEPQTVDGDTGLAGARSA; this is encoded by the coding sequence ATGTCGACCAACACCAATGCAAAGGAAGATCAGGAAACACCGCGGCCAAGTTTGAAAGCGACCATGATACCGATTTTATTCATGGTGGCGTCATTAGGGGTTTTTATTGGTTACTTCGAAACGGATCCGCACTTGCCGCTGTTTTTAAGTGCGATTGTGGCGACGGCGGTGGCCATTGCGACGGGTAGCCGCTGGAAACAACTTGAAGCGGGTATCATGCGCTCTATTGGCCTGACGACTCAGGCGATTGTCATTCTGATCATTATCGGCACCATTATTGGCTACTGGATTGCCGGTGGGATTGTGCCCACGATGATCTATTACGGCCTGAGTATTCTGGCACCGGATTACTTTTTGGTCGCGGCGTGCTTAATCTGCTGTTTGGTGTCGTTGGCTGGCGGCAATGCCTGGACAGCGGCGGGTACTATTGGTATCGCTTTAATGGGCGTCGGTGAAGGACTAGGCCTTAACCCCGCAATGGTCGCGGGAGCCGTGATCTCCGGCGTGTATTTTGGCGACAAAATTTCTCCGCTTTCCGAAACCACCAATATGGCACCCGGTGTGGTTGGTGTTGATCTGTTTGAACACATTCGCTATATGCTCTACACCACGGTTCCTGCGCTAGCGGTTGCTCTGGTGCTTTACACCATTATCGGCCTGAACATGGCGCCTTCCGGCGATGGCGCTGCACAAGTAGCCGAGTTGCAGCAGAGCCTCAATGAGCTGTTTATCATCAGCCCCTGGCTGCTACTGGTGCCAGCGGCCGTCATCGTGATGATGATCAAGAAGGTACCCGCCATCCCTGCGCTTTCTGTTGGTTCGCTGATGGGGATTGTCTGTGCGACTTTGGTTCAGGGTGTCCCACTAGGCGATAGCTTTACTATTTTTGTGGAAGGGTACGCGGTAGACACCGGAAACGTCACGGTGGACGATCTGCTGACCAATGGCGGTGTTAGCGCCATGATGTGGACGGTTTCGTTGATCATTATCGCGATGAGCTTTGGCGGGATTCTTGAGTCGGCGGGGTTCTTTCGCACCATCGTGGAAAGTCTGCTCAAACTGGCCAAGACCACTGGCAGCCTGATTGCTACTACAGTGGCAACATCGATGGCCGCTAACGTAGTAGGTTGTGACCAGTATCTCAGTATTATTCTGCCTGCCCGCATGTATGCCAGCGAGTACAAACGTCGTTCGCTCAAACTGAAAAACCTGTCTCGTACAGTAGAGGATGCTGGCACCATGACATCACCGCTAGTACCTTGGAATACGTGTGGTGCTTTTATGTTTGCCACCCTTGGGGTCAGCGCCTTTAGCTATGCACCTTATGCCTTTCTGGCGCTGCTGAGCCCAATGTTTGCCCTTCTTTATGGCTTTACTGGCTTCCGTATCGCCTATGAAGACGAGCCGCAAACAGTGGATGGCGACACAGGGCTAGCAGGTGCCCGTAGCGCCTGA
- a CDS encoding cupin domain-containing protein, whose translation MSDDVGASLRSLRKQRGISQRELAKLCGVTHSSLSLIEQGKVSPSVSSLKKILNAFSMSVGDFFTMDLDSQEQIFYSADDLVDIASGDISFKLVGANRPNRALAFMVERYLPGADTGQAMITHYGEEAGFVVEGEIEIIVGSTARRLGPGESYYFKTSVPHRFRNIGDAPCKIISCATPGKAF comes from the coding sequence ATGTCGGATGACGTGGGTGCGAGCTTGCGCTCCTTGCGCAAGCAGCGAGGGATTTCGCAGCGTGAACTGGCAAAGTTGTGTGGGGTCACCCACTCAAGTCTTTCGCTAATAGAGCAAGGAAAAGTTAGCCCATCAGTCAGTTCCCTGAAGAAAATCCTAAACGCATTCTCTATGAGCGTCGGTGATTTTTTTACGATGGATCTTGATAGTCAGGAGCAGATTTTCTATTCGGCGGATGACTTGGTTGATATCGCATCCGGCGATATTTCCTTCAAGCTTGTCGGGGCAAATCGGCCTAACCGTGCGCTGGCGTTTATGGTTGAGCGATATTTACCGGGTGCTGACACTGGGCAAGCCATGATTACTCACTACGGTGAAGAGGCTGGCTTTGTCGTAGAAGGCGAGATCGAAATCATTGTTGGGAGCACTGCTAGACGCTTAGGGCCGGGGGAGTCTTATTATTTTAAGACAAGCGTTCCGCATCGTTTCCGAAATATTGGGGATGCCCCCTGTAAAATAATCAGCTGCGCTACGCCCGGTAAGGCGTTCTGA